The following are from one region of the Hevea brasiliensis isolate MT/VB/25A 57/8 unplaced genomic scaffold, ASM3005281v1 Scaf322, whole genome shotgun sequence genome:
- the LOC131177084 gene encoding receptor-like protein kinase At3g21340, whose protein sequence is MEELMMVLNMILVVLLSISLQAFSQERYSDLRIDCGASNQTPTRNPDGPISWLTDEKFVYTGENQLLRYSQNFSTMNSLRYFPDGQKNCYFLPLYLRQSPSPSPLDTKFLFRAGFYYGNYDGLSKPPSFNLEIDGNFWATVTANSTSNNEPVYHEMIYMIKRDSAQVCLDNIGDGIPFISSLEATAIDMRNTYRLMENKTALLLHSRTNYGANNTIE, encoded by the exons atggaggaattgatgATGGTTCTGAATATGATATTGGTGGTGCTCCTGTCCATCTCCCTGCAGGCCTTTTCACAAG AACGCTATAGTGACTTGAGGATTGACTGTGGAGCATCCAACCAAACACCGACGAGGAATCCTGATGGTCCCATTTCATGGCTCACCGATGAAAAATTTGTGTACACCGGAGAAAACCAACTACTCAGATACAGCCAAAATTTTAGCACAATGAACTCTCTGCGATATTTCCCTGACGGCCAGAAGAACTGCTACTTCTTACCCTTGTATTTACGGCAGTCGCCATCGCCATCGCCATTGGACACCAAGTTTCTGTTTCGAGCAGGGTTTTATTATGGCAACTATGATGGCCTTTCCAAGCCTCCAAGTTTCAATTTGGAGATAGATGGAAATTTTTGGGCAACAGTGACAGCTAATTCTACGAGTAATAATGAGCCTGTTTACCATGAAATGATTTACATGATCAAGAGAGATAGTGCACAAGTGTGTTTGGACAATATTGGCGATGGGATTCCATTCATTTCTTCCCTTGAAGCTACAGCAATTGATATGAGGAATACCTACAGGTTGATGGAGAACAAGACAGCTTTGCTTCTTCATAGCAGGACCAATTACGGTGCAAACAATACTATTGAGTGA